A part of Carassius carassius chromosome 4, fCarCar2.1, whole genome shotgun sequence genomic DNA contains:
- the tars1 gene encoding threonine--tRNA ligase 1, cytoplasmic codes for MVDVSVTEQMKDLKMDEKKNAKDGGKKKNKTAGGDAGGRAELKPLPQYIEERLSVYNKLKAEHDALLAEKGAKDSRPIKITLPDGTVVDGESWKTTPYQVACGISQGLADNTVISKVNNEVWDLDRPLEEDCSLVLLKFDDEEAQAVYWHSSAHIMGEAMERVYGGCLCYGPPIENGFYYDMFLENEGVSSNDFPCLENLCKKIIKEKQPFERLEVKKETLLEMFKYNKFKCRILNEKVTTPTTTVYRCGPLIDLCRGPHVRHTGKIKALKIHKNSSTYWEGKADMESLQRIYGISFPDPKMLKEWEKFQEEAKNRDHRKLGREQDLFFFHDLSPGSCFFLPKGAYIYNTLIEFIRSEYRKRGFQEVVTPNIYNSKLWQTSGHWQHYSENMFSFEVEKEIFALKPMNCPGHCLMFDHRPRSWRELPLRLADFGVLHRNELSGALTGLTRVRRFQQDDAHIFCSMDQIESEIKGCLNFLRTVYNVFGFTFKLNLSTRPEKFLGEPEVWDQAEKQLENSLNDFGEKWVLNPGDGAFYGPKIDIQIKDAIGRYHQCATIQLDFQLPIRFNLTFVSHDGDDKKRPVIIHRAILGSVERMIAILTENYGGKWPLWLSPRQVMVVPVGPTCDEYAQRVQQEFHRGGLMTDVDLDPGCTLNKKIRNAQLAQYNFILVVGEKEKSSDTVNVRTRDNKVHGERSLTDCMERLKELKASRSRNAEEEF; via the exons atgGTGGATGTGAGCGTGACCGAACAAATGAAGGATCTGAAAATGGACGAGAAGAAG AATGCCAAAGATGgaggaaagaagaaaaacaagactGCTGGTGGAGATGCAGGTGGCAGGGCTGAG TTGAAACCTCTACCACAGTACATCGAGGAACGTCTGTCCGTTTATAACAAGCTGAAGGCAGAACATGATGCACTGCTGGCTGAGAAAGGAGCAAAAGACAGCAGGCCCATCAAGATCACACTGCCCGATGGAACCGTAGTCGATGGGGAGTCCTGGAAGACCACACCGTATCAGGTCGCCTGTGGCATCAG CCAAGGCCTTGCCGATAATACTGTGATCTCAAAAGTGAACAATGAGGTATGGGATCTGGACAGGCCCTTAGAGGAAGACTGCAGTCTAGTCCTTCTCAAATTTGATGACGAAGAGGCACAAGCA GTTTATTGGCACTCCAGTGCCCACATAATGGGAGAGGCCATGGAGCGAGTTTATGGAGGATGCCTTTGTTACGGGCCACCCATTGAGAATGGCTTTTACTATGatatgtttcttgaaaatga AGGTGTATCGAGTAATGATTTCCCCTGTTTGGAGAACTTGTGTAAGAAGATCATCAAAGAGAAGCAACCCTTTGAGAGACTGGAGGTAAAGAAGGAAACTCTGTTGGAGATGTTCAAG TACAACAAGTTCAAGTGCAGGATCCTAAATGAAAAGGTTACCACCCCAACAACTACAGTTTACAG GTGTGGACCTCTTATCGATCTGTGCAGAGGGCCTCATGTAAGACATACAGGAAAGATCAAGGCCTTGAAGATCCACAAG AATTCTTCTACGTACTGGGAGGGCAAAGCTGACATGGAGAGCCTCCAAAGGATCTACGGCATTTCTTTCCCTGATCCCAAGATGCTGAAAGAATGGGAGAAATTCCAGGAAGAAGCCAAGAACAGGGATCATCGCAAACTAGGAAGG GAACAAGACTTGTTTTTCTTCCACGACCTGAGCCCCGGTAGCTGTTTCTTTCTGCCTAAAGGAGCCTACATCTATAATACGCTGATCGAGTTTATTAGG AGTGAATACAGAAAGAGGGGATTCCAGGAAGTGGTCACACCGAACATCTACAACAGCAAACTATGGCAAACCTCAGGACACTGGCAACACTACAGTGAAAACATGTTCTCCTTTGAGGTGGAGAAGGAGATCTTTGCTCTTAAGCCCATGAACTGCCCTGGACACTg TCTGATGTTTGACCACCGGCCGCGCTCTTGGAGGGAACTGCCCCTGCGTCTGGCTGACTTTGGGGTTTTGCACCGTAACGAGTTGTCTGGAGCTCTTACTGGTCTGACCAGAGTCAGACGTTTCCAACAAGATGATGCACACATCTTCTGCTCTATGGACCAG ATTGAGTCTGAGATAAAGGGTTGCCTGAACTTCCTGCGTACAGTGTATAATGTGTTTGGCTTCACCTTCAAATTGAACCTTTCCACGAGGCCAGAGAAGTTCCTAGGAGAACCTGAAGTGTGGGACCAGGCTGAGAAG CAACTGGAGAACAGCTTGAATGATTTCGGAGAGAAATGGGTTCTGAATCCTGGTGATGGAGCTTTCTACGGACCAAAG ATTGATATTCAGATAAAGGATGCCATCGGCAGGTATCATCAATGTGCCACCATTCAGCTGGACTTCCAGTTGCCTATTCGCTTCAATCTCACATTTGTCAG CCATGATGGTGATGACAAGAAGAGGCCCGTGATCATCCATAGAGCCATCCTGGGCTCAGTGGAACGAATGATTGCCATCCTGACTGAAAACTATGGGGGAAAGTG GCCACTGTGGCTGTCCCCACGTCAGGTGATGGTGGTTCCTGTTGGACCCACTTGTGATGAATATGCCCAGAGA GTACAACAGGAGTTCCACAGGGGAGGGCTGATGACTGATGTGGATCTGGACCCAGGTTGTACCCTGAACAAGAAGATCAGGAATGCACAGTTAGCTCAGTACAATTTCATTTTAG TGGTGGGTGAGAAGGAGAAAAGCAGTGACACAGTGAACGTTAGGACTCGTGACAACAAGGTGCACGGAGAGAGGAGTCTGACGGA